From a single Nematostella vectensis chromosome 3, jaNemVect1.1, whole genome shotgun sequence genomic region:
- the LOC116618429 gene encoding uncharacterized protein LOC116618429 isoform X1, translating to MPRSFVIIKFYSHTRKIDFSFEGIVPPKVSWLREQFFETFKDVIPEGITRKYILFQRYDKSIKEWLDLSDEEYVHPEDIIKADIEQVPEVPHPIKDAKIYRLWSSSSRTGGSLLKMEKSSNILKCDGLNSQDCSVLNILFHDESTPSKVLYRLQFVDGTGNKWLVTGQGEGKEVKIQQYTGQTVQDSQKFEPYYFFGHTRLRCHSVGGRDDLYLSSDGLGKVTLIQGGPLAYPVAQTLFITNEQ from the exons ATGCCAAGATCGTTCGTCATTATAAAGTTCTACTCCCACACTCGTAAAATCGATTTTTCATTTGAGGGAATCGTCCCTCCGAAGGTGTCGTGGCTTCGCGAACAATTCTTCGAGACGTTCAAAGACGTTATACCGGAGGGAATCACAAGGAAGTATATCTTATTCCAACGATACGACAAGAGCATAAAGGAGTGGCTGGACCTCTCTGATGAGGAATATGTACACCCCGAAGACATAATCAAAGCCGATATTGAGCAAGTACCG GAAGTACCACATCCTATCAAAGACGCGAAGATATACAGACTGTGGAGTTCTAGTAGTCGGACCGGAGGGAGCTTGCTAAAGATGGAAAAAAgttccaatattttgaaatgcgACGGGTTAAACTCGCAGGATTGTTCAG TTTTGAACATACTCTTCCATGACGAAAGTACGCCATCGAAGGTGTTGTACCGACTTCAGTTTGTCGACGGAACGGGTAACAAATGGCTGGTGACAGGTCAAGGAGAGGGCAAGGAAGTCAAAATTCAA CAATATACGGGCCAGACTGTCCAAGACAGTCAGAAGTTCGAGCCGTACTACTTCTTTGGACACACACGGTTAAGGTGTCACAGTGTGGGCGGACGGGACGACCTGTACCTCTCCTCAGACGGTCTCGGCAAAGTCACGCTTATACAAGGCGGCCCACTTGCCTACCCTGTGGCCCAAACTCTTTTTATTACTAACGAGCAATAA
- the LOC116618429 gene encoding uncharacterized protein LOC116618429 isoform X2: protein MPRSFVIIKFYSHTRKIDFSFEGIVPPKVSWLREQFFETFKDVIPEGITRKYILFQRYDKSIKEWLDLSDEEYVHPEDIIKADIEQVPEVPHPIKDAKIYRLWSSSSRTGGSLLKMEKSSNILKCDGLNSQDCSAIYGPDCPRQSEVRAVLLLWTHTVKVSQCGRTGRPVPLLRRSRQSHAYTRRPTCLPCGPNSFYY, encoded by the exons ATGCCAAGATCGTTCGTCATTATAAAGTTCTACTCCCACACTCGTAAAATCGATTTTTCATTTGAGGGAATCGTCCCTCCGAAGGTGTCGTGGCTTCGCGAACAATTCTTCGAGACGTTCAAAGACGTTATACCGGAGGGAATCACAAGGAAGTATATCTTATTCCAACGATACGACAAGAGCATAAAGGAGTGGCTGGACCTCTCTGATGAGGAATATGTACACCCCGAAGACATAATCAAAGCCGATATTGAGCAAGTACCG GAAGTACCACATCCTATCAAAGACGCGAAGATATACAGACTGTGGAGTTCTAGTAGTCGGACCGGAGGGAGCTTGCTAAAGATGGAAAAAAgttccaatattttgaaatgcgACGGGTTAAACTCGCAGGATTGTTCAG CAATATACGGGCCAGACTGTCCAAGACAGTCAGAAGTTCGAGCCGTACTACTTCTTTGGACACACACGGTTAAGGTGTCACAGTGTGGGCGGACGGGACGACCTGTACCTCTCCTCAGACGGTCTCGGCAAAGTCACGCTTATACAAGGCGGCCCACTTGCCTACCCTGTGGCCCAAACTCTTTTTATTACTAA